The following coding sequences are from one Primulina eburnea isolate SZY01 chromosome 15, ASM2296580v1, whole genome shotgun sequence window:
- the LOC140814432 gene encoding ubiquinone biosynthesis O-methyltransferase, mitochondrial isoform X1, translating into MASKILLKRLQTLTRSSPRFHNKFCRSQYRCLNLERHYSDSVNSPPAPGFQLKSSLNQDELKKFSAIAETWWDSEGPFKPLHVMNPTRLAFIRSTLCRHFGKDPHCPRPFEGLKFVDVGCGGGILSEPLARMGADVTGIDAIEKNIKIARIHADRDSVTSSINYQCTTAEKLVEERREFDAVIALEVIEHVADPAEFCKSLSALTAVGGANLISTINRSMRAYATAIVIAEYVLHWLPRGTHEWSSFLTPEELVLILERASVHVQEMAGFVYNPLSGLWSLSDDISVNFIAFGTKHSA; encoded by the exons ATGGCTTCAAAGATTCTGTTAAAACGACTCCAAACCCTAACAAGGTCCTCTCCAAGGTTCCACAATAAGTTTTGTCGATCCCAATATCGGTGCTTGAATCTTGAAAGGCATTATTCAGATTCTGTCAACAGTCCACCAGCTCCCGGTTTTCAGTTAAAGAGCTCGTTGAATCAAGATGAGCTCAAGAAGTTCTCCGCCATTGCTGAGACAtg GTGGGATTCGGAAGGGCCATTTAAGCCATTACATGTGATGAATCCTACCAGACTTGCTTTTATCAGGTCTACATTATGCCGACATTTTGG AAAGGATCCACACTGCCCAAGACCATTTGAGGGGTTGAAATTCGTGGATGTTGGTTGTGGAGGGGGTATTTTATCTGAG CCTTTGGCTCGCATGGGTGCTGATGTAACAGGAATTGATGCTATAGAAAAGAACATTAAGATTGCACGCATTCATGCG GACCGGGATTCAGTTActtcatcaattaattatcaatgCACAACTGCTG AAAAATTGGTGGAAGAGAGGAGAGAATTTGATGCTGTAATTGCTTTGGAG GTAATTGAGCATGTGGCAGATCCTGCTGAGTTTTGCAAATCCTTGTCAGCATTGACAGCTGTTGGCGGAGCTAATCTAATCTCAACAATTAATCGTTCAATGAGAGCTTATGCAACTGCCATTGTCATTGCAGAATACGTCTTACATTGG CTTCCGAGAGGTACACATGAATGGTCGAGTTTTCTGACGCCAGAGGAACTGGTCCTAATCCTTGAGCGTGCTTCCGTTCAT GTTCAAGAGATGGCCGGGTTTGTCTACAATCCTCTTTCAGGGCTATGGTCTCTCTCTGATGATATCAGTGTAAATTTCATTGCATTTGGAACAAAACACAGCGCATAG
- the LOC140814432 gene encoding ubiquinone biosynthesis O-methyltransferase, mitochondrial isoform X2, translating to MASKILLKRLQTLTRSSPRFHNKFCRSQYRCLNLERHYSDSVNSPPAPGFQLKSSLNQDELKKFSAIAETWWDSEGPFKPLHVMNPTRLAFIRKDPHCPRPFEGLKFVDVGCGGGILSEPLARMGADVTGIDAIEKNIKIARIHADRDSVTSSINYQCTTAEKLVEERREFDAVIALEVIEHVADPAEFCKSLSALTAVGGANLISTINRSMRAYATAIVIAEYVLHWLPRGTHEWSSFLTPEELVLILERASVHVQEMAGFVYNPLSGLWSLSDDISVNFIAFGTKHSA from the exons ATGGCTTCAAAGATTCTGTTAAAACGACTCCAAACCCTAACAAGGTCCTCTCCAAGGTTCCACAATAAGTTTTGTCGATCCCAATATCGGTGCTTGAATCTTGAAAGGCATTATTCAGATTCTGTCAACAGTCCACCAGCTCCCGGTTTTCAGTTAAAGAGCTCGTTGAATCAAGATGAGCTCAAGAAGTTCTCCGCCATTGCTGAGACAtg GTGGGATTCGGAAGGGCCATTTAAGCCATTACATGTGATGAATCCTACCAGACTTGCTTTTATCAG AAAGGATCCACACTGCCCAAGACCATTTGAGGGGTTGAAATTCGTGGATGTTGGTTGTGGAGGGGGTATTTTATCTGAG CCTTTGGCTCGCATGGGTGCTGATGTAACAGGAATTGATGCTATAGAAAAGAACATTAAGATTGCACGCATTCATGCG GACCGGGATTCAGTTActtcatcaattaattatcaatgCACAACTGCTG AAAAATTGGTGGAAGAGAGGAGAGAATTTGATGCTGTAATTGCTTTGGAG GTAATTGAGCATGTGGCAGATCCTGCTGAGTTTTGCAAATCCTTGTCAGCATTGACAGCTGTTGGCGGAGCTAATCTAATCTCAACAATTAATCGTTCAATGAGAGCTTATGCAACTGCCATTGTCATTGCAGAATACGTCTTACATTGG CTTCCGAGAGGTACACATGAATGGTCGAGTTTTCTGACGCCAGAGGAACTGGTCCTAATCCTTGAGCGTGCTTCCGTTCAT GTTCAAGAGATGGCCGGGTTTGTCTACAATCCTCTTTCAGGGCTATGGTCTCTCTCTGATGATATCAGTGTAAATTTCATTGCATTTGGAACAAAACACAGCGCATAG